aTAAACTTACTTCCTGTTTTTAAAACTTCtgccaaatatttataaccGTCTTTCCATTTGACGTAATACTTTtgtccaataataattttttttttttaaacttttttctgCACATAGTTGTAGAATATTGTCGTCAACAAAACGGACTACAATCCAatctaaattataacaaatactttttaaaaacattgttttgcagtagttaattatttctaattaaataatagtaaaacaatttaaattataaataaataaataaataatgcttacCTTGagaattgttgatttttaattttcttttaccCATATTTGTGTATAAGTGTATGAGTCAATgcataaaaaatttagtttaatgtaaatataaatgtgttaaATCAATCAAGTATCAACATTCAACCGGATAGTGGCGAACGACGACGCTGGAGAGTTGTACGAGTCATGTCGTTCCCGTGCGAGAGCTGAgaggacaataataataattattattggacaTGCTATATGAAGACGCAAtaacaaagaataaaatattaaatacgcgGGACTGTGAAACACTATATGCTTGTATGCAAGTGCAAGTTATACCAATGTGCCAATATAATTATGTGGTATCTGCAGTATGCACGAGtctagtaaattaataaaatagcctGAAAAtgccaaattataaattgataagaTAAGGAAATAATACCAATTCTGTACAATGAAATTACGATTTAcgatctataaataatatccaTTGCAGTGCACCGGGGTTTTAAAGCCTTGTTCGTGGTTGCCGCGGCCGGTCGTTAACgagtgtcggttaacgctagAATTATATTTGCCCGTTGGGTGGATCTcacaatataatgttttgtaGTGATTGTATGTTAGAAGTTAGAACattgtttacaaattacaattaataatacgttATGGGATCCAACGTACattaataatacacacataATCTAAGTATGTCCttgaataatttatcattggtaagtttataaataatcattatccATACCTATAGTAGTAAGGCCGCTCGCACGTGTCATAACCAATATCAGCCTGCAATCGAAATTCCGATAACGGATCTCCCTAAGTAGTACCTATGTTTGTAGGCAGTAGTTGATTCCTACAGACAAGTTGACgaagacaataaattattaaggctacattactattttattaggATCTCCCAATGttgtactttaatattttattccaatgTTGTACAGTGTAGGCATACGATACGTCAATAGTAAGTACTCAATACACACCGGATCTCTGAACGATattctaaaatttatattatttatataaatcgcgGGTTTTCTGGTGATCGGCCTTATCGATCGAGTGTGACCGATCGTCGCCCGTATCCGGAcggatgttatataataattattaatttatcatattgtattgTGTGTGTGCGTACGCCGATCGGTCGGAAGACCCGCgtacgaatattatattgtaatttgtttttcttcttAGTTGTAACTAAGATACGCGTTTCGACAACCGTTGCTGCCTACTGGCTCGCGGCGATgtaaaataaaagtacctataactaaaatattgtgttttattcataaaataagaatatcctTTTTGGCCATCCTAAGGGTGATGTAATCTATTACATTATGTTAAGCTTTTCATACTACAACttcaatctttattatttaatacttattaacataaatacataatatcatagtgCCTATGGTAAGTTATATCGGTACTCTTGATACTCATATAGATATAGTTCATTCCTTTATTTTGTACAGTGAATCCCAATTCCCATAACGCCCATGATGTATGTTACAATatggtattatactatatagcatattatagcttacacttttaaaaatatttattggtgaATAATACGTTAtcacttattaattttttttttatagttattagttatgaggaacatattatagttatatttaatttttatttatctgaCTAATTcacattattacctattaaccCTATTACTCTCCATGTATTATCTGATTACTGATAATATACACATTGCTAAGGACCTAACTACCcaagatatataaaaaaaagctcTAGGGGATATCAATTCCCAACGCCCACCCCATAACTACGCCACTATACAATAACTAGAGATtggctattaattatttctcattCAGATATACCTCAAATAAACAgctattatgattatattataattttaatggcgGATCTCATAAGATGAGGTTCGTATGTTAGTgcgtaattttacattttagtagtcttataatggtaaaaaaaattataatatcatgattaataagaaataattcaCGGATCTCTTTATGTCGTGTCTAATAGTACTCAAACACACAATTGCGACGTTGCCGTCATATGGATCCAACATAAGgtgtaataaaaacattcaccCAGACACCGAGTGtgttttaaatgcttaaattaaCTAGCGGTGTACGTATAACGTGACCATACGTCCCGCTTTGGGCGGGACAGTCCCGCTTTCGAGCTAAAGCCGGGTTTACATTGGTAGAGTATTCGGTATAGTACGACGGTAGAGTGAGTACTCTACCGTTTCTAGCATAATGTAAACACTCAGGAATAGTATAGGTAGAGTACTAAAGATAGTAATCGGTATAGTAGAGTAGTTAACCACTGTGGTAAAGTACACTCTACTTGCTTTTACCCCCACCATCGTTTTTACTGTACTCTACCACCACTCTACTGGTGTAAACAGTCTATTTTTGGTatagtaaagtaaaatattgttgatatcGCCTGAACCGGCACatggattatatttatttttaaactttgtaaacatttttaattttgtttaatgtttttaaaccttataatataatactattctaCATTTCTGATCGTATTGTATTACATCATTTTACTTCATTATAAAaaaggttttaataatttttaaaaatgaagtgGTCTGAAAGTGACACGATAGCGCTGGTGGAATTGTATGAAAAGCATGAGTGTATATGGAATATTGGTTCTAAagattatagaaataaattaatgagAGACGCTGCCTACGAAGATATCGTCAAGACActtaaaaaagataattttggCGTGACTgaattgaaacaaaaaataaaaaacttaaggTGTACTTACAACCaagaactattaaaaataaaaaaatcacagaAGTCTGGTAGTGGTGTTGATGATCTATATGTTCCAAATATAAAATGGTTCAAATTGATGGATTCATTCATGAAAAATGTCAAGTCTGTGAAAATTGGTTGTACACAGGACAATGCAGAAAGTGGaggtaagtaatatttattttattgatattacttAACTGATTTTCCTCTTTAATTTGAGTTTAATTGTTAATGTAACTTGAAGTACAgtcaattttacaaattatgactattttaccaaaatatgctgTTAAAACAActagttttaaagttttcattgaattaaataagtataaatatttagacatattataaatgtataatataactaacagTATTTAGTTATAGTTTTAAGAAGATGAATgttaaaatattggaaatactaaaatttttagaaatggtACCGTTAACCAGGCCAACATGGGGcagttttgaaattctattataaataactttaagtttaattattctagaggtattttcaatataacattttttttaggtaaggtttgatttattaatttctgttgcatttaaactatacaaattattccttctatgtgttttttttatttttctgcttGCCCCATGTTGTACCGAATATTTTTTCAGatggtataatacataatataattgaaaattaaattaattaaacagaTACTACTAGTAAAAAcagttagttatttattaattaattagtttaattactTACAATAAGCCAATGCATTTtggtacaattttttcaaaatattataacatattataatataattaaactaattaaattaactaaacagATACTATTAGTCTAGactctatacatatttattagtatatatgcCTATATTGCCAAGGTACAGCTCCttcatttacaaaataatttttcaaattatcgcGTATTTTGTTGGCCAAGTCTGATGCTCTTCTTTCCCTATGACTTTCCAAATTTCGAAGCTCAATTATTTCCGTTCTCCAGCGACCTTCTCTCATTAAACCACTCGATATATCTTCTTCATCAATAGAGCCAGGTGGTAGGTATGTAGAGGAAGATTTTCGTAGAAAGTTATGAAGAGCGCACGCAGCTAGTACAAGTTTGTTCACtgtttttaaattgcaatatatttttttatcaaatactcGAAATCTGCTAACCAAAATGCCAAAAGCATTTTCTACAATACGTCTTGCTCTGCTTAAgcgataattaaaaattttttgagGTACAGTTAGAGCTGTTCTGTAACATTTATATGGTTTCATCATATAATGTCGCAACGGAAATGCATCATCGGCTACAACGCAATATCCTAATGGAAGCAGATCTTTTTGCAAAAGTTGTCCAAGTTCACAATTTTGGAGAATACCACCGTCCGATGCTGACCCCTTGCTGCCGATTGATACATAAGTAAAACAATAGTTATGGTCAACCAGTGCCATCAACACTACACTGTTAGTCCCCTTATAGTTGTAATATTCACTTCCACAGTTAGGAGGTGCCATTATCAACACATGTTTGCCGTCAATTGCTCCGCAGCATTTAGGAAAATTCCATGTATCTTCAAAGCCTTTCGCAATGCTTTTCCATTCTTCATAAGTTTTTGgcatctaaatatttaattattatattattatttgaataattaccatacaatgtaatacaactgtgtacatttatttatttttgtttttttaattaaccaaGGTAACGAAGGAGGGCTGTTGGAAAATGTAACAGGTGAATACACAGAAATGTCTACAACGCCGGTGACAACAACTGTAGTTGCTGGAAACCCACAAGTGCCTACAACACCAACTGCAAAAACTCCAATAGTTACAAAAACATCAGCTAAAAAAAGGAAGCTACATCATTTTACAACAGCAATTACAGAATTGCGTAAtattcaaaatgatttaaataaaatggatTCCACTGAAATAAGTGATAATGATGCTTTTGGCCAGTACGTTATTGCAGCACTTAATAAGTTGTCACCAAGGCAAGCTATTTTGGCTCAAAGTGATATACAGTCTCTTTTGACCAAGTATCGATTAGCAGAACAGTCTGGGTCAAACAGTTTTCATTCTACGTCACCACAATCTTTTTATGCAACTGATGAAGATACATCTACACAATACAATATAGCAACTGATCAAGATACATCTACACAATACAATATAGCAACTGATCAAGATACATCTACCCAATACACTCTACTATCAGCCAACACAGGCAACAAACATGATGAAGATAACAGGGACAATATCATCGCAAAAGCCTGgtcattgatttaaatttaattttccccaaatgggattttttttgtttatctaatttttcactccataatgttaaaatgttttgaacttaaaaagaataaaaatcatttttattgtaGTTGGTATTAGTTATAGTCTTAACATTGTCTCattttcaactaatataatattgtaaatgttctatattttgttaatatataataaaatatattgtacctatgtacgaaataattttaaagaaaaatacctTAATATATTGTTCCAGGGCTTGATAAATGGCGTCACAAacttctggtaaaaatttagATATTGCGGGAATTGACACTCTAAAGAAATGTTGTAGGGTTCGGTAACTATTACCAGTCGCTAAATAATTCAATGTTATTTGTAGCTTAATGCGCGCTGGTAGTGCATCTCGAAGAATAGTGTCCTGTTTTTGAATAGTTGGTGATACCAAATTCAATAATTGTTCAAAATTTTCATTTGTCATTCTTAAACACAGCCTGTACTCTTCTGGATCCTCTAAAGCTAGTTCAGTAAGAAGATTTTCTGATGCACCAAGTACTGTTCTTCTTTTTATCCACTCTCGAACCCAAATTCGTTTTTCTTCATTACTCTCATCAATGAATTCTAAAATATCGTTTACTAACGCAGTTGTAACCACTCGAAGgcatttctttaataattttcgaCAATGACGACGACGTACGATAtccatatttgtttatttgatgTTTTGAAGTTGATCAAACCTAACCGTGACGGCGTGAGTTTACACATCAACTGCACTCTCTTCTAGTACTAAATACTAGCTTCGTGTAAACAGTTACTCTACTAAAACTAGTAGAGTAGAGTGAGTAGACAAAATAGTAGGCTAGTGTACTCTACCAAATACTCTACCAATGTAAACCCGGCTTAAGTGTCCCGCTGTCCCCAAAGAACCTAAAAATGTCCCGCTTTAAGAAAAATCGACTTGTGGTAAGTATTTATTGATCACAAATCACAatcatacattatttatacatttatactgtatagacgtatagtataactacgtaataaatatatattatgtactacgtAAAACACTAAAACCCATAGTCCATAGTACATAGATAAAAATGGTACaaaaataactaggtacctTATTGTTATTGTCGCTGCCACCAGGTCCGTTACCCCAGTACCACCAAACTAAAAATCAAAGTCAAAATGTATCCTATCAATTGTTATTTCATTCGTACACATTTGTAATCCTAATCAAAACATTTGTACACCTCCCCAAACTCTGGAAAATCAATTTTCCGTTGGCGGTACTGGCGTAACGTTACTCCAGTACCGCCATCGGCTTGTATTGGTCCCACCGACTCCAAACTAGTATCAACGATTGTTATTTCATTCGTACACATTTGTAAtcctaattttaaaatgtgtgtaaCTGTTACACTAATTCCATGGTTATTATACAATCATTTTATCGACTCTAAAATGGTTCCGAAAATGGTCAGatgcaattttataaaaattaaaggtacaagaaaaatattttttaatattacaatattatcacaaaatgtcttaagaggacgtgatatcCGTAATATTTAGTGGTAAAAACAGGTCTACGAAAAACAAACGAAACGCTATTAACAAATAGTCTTAGAgctaaaatacctattatgaaatttatagaGAACAATATTTAGGAGACAACCTCAtatgcgtttttagaaatatgaattattaaaaaagttacagttgattaaaaaatgtaaaaaaattggtttttgtgCCGTTTATAACGagctgtatatttaaaatagaacaAAACCCATATGAGGTTGTCTCTGAAATATTGTTCtctataaatttcatatttggtattttttctCGAAAATCACTTTTTAATgctgttttgtttgttttccgTAAACATGTTTATGCGAATTAATTTTCATTGCCGTAATGTGCTGCCACCTGCCTGCCGCTGCGACATCGGACGCAATATTTTCCCCCACTACTCCAAAAACTGAATTTCCGATACGACGATCGCGCGGTGACGGTCTGTCGATGGTTATCGGACGTTTCCAGAAATAGACTGAACTAATATATAGACAATATCATTATAAGCTAATAACCTCGGTATAAtgtaataagaattatttatatttttattataataatcggcATTGATGATTGACAGCATTCCACATACGATCTACCAActcttatttgtattattattttaattatattattactattattattattatgtattacggacataataatattttcagatgataggtactaggtacctacttcaaaaGTTCAAAGTATGCATTATTTGTAGTAATTCAagtatatattacctacaaaaaaatctgtgttttcctacagaatttagttataaattataatggtatattgctggtaaaaaatatatctttatatcAAAAATGGTCAAATATgcacttataaattaaatatgatcaGATATGTAAAATATGCAGCAATACATTATGATTATAAGCTCGTATTGCTATGAAACAAATTTCTATAATACTCAACTATGTTTTGAATGATTATTGAACTCCTAGAAGTCCCTAGCCCTAGACTCATTACGAATTATGATAGCGAAAGTCATAATATGAGActaattatagtatagttatattttcaataatttgtacaaaaataaacattcattttatttttaatttacttatgaAACATATTACACAACCGTCACAACCATTCCTCCTGGGTATGTGATCATTTCTTCGGGATTTCTGTGTCATCGTATTCAAATTCTTATTGtgaattttgtgttttaaataattattttccatttttttgacAATGgcaaataaagaaaataatctAAAACGGAAACggtcatctaaaaaaaaaatctcaaattcTCTGGTACTACGacgatacaaaaaaataaagtaagtacctataattaatatgaattatattagaaatttaaatacttaatttgtCTGTTTAAAcgtttatagtaaattaaaataaaataataatattttgggcTCTACccattcaataattaaatcaaaataattcttttatcctttacaaaaaacaattctgtTGGGGTGGATTAACTCCTCCGCCACTACAGAtgtcaatatatataagtatatttactgattataattattaccagtAGACACTcttgttttcataaaaataataccttgaaaataaataattttgtttttagtaccCCCCAGGCCCCAGGAAAATGTGGAAAATGTGCACTGACGGCGAAGATCTGTCAgcctaagatattttatattgggtatatttacctttttatatcttctatttttaaattaggaaaGGTTGTTGATTGCATACTGcaggttaaaataatataaaaatattataaaaatctcaTTGTCAATAATTcagttaaaatatgtacttcaAATTAGGTTTCGGGGTGCCACGTGAATTTGGCACCCCAATGCTATGTTTGTCTGTAGCACCGTAAAAAATGTGttgcaaattttttaatgagCGTTGCAAATTGTTGCAAAATGGTTGCAAAAAAATGATGTTGATTGGATTCTGATCGAAGAATGTCGGGGTGCCAACTTCACGTACGTcttcaaatttatataaaaaaatgtgcgaatatgtattttatatatattttaattaaagtcaGAACAACTTATGTGAATTCGTTAACCGTACCTAGTAAACTTTCAAGTACATTGGCTgttcataaacatttataaaaaaaatcgattacttcaaaatacttatataaatagtttataaataaacgaaatattttgaaaaatatatactttgtaaagagaatacaaatttaaataactttaaaaaaagatCTTAAACTAGATTCCATGGTTcatactgtaaaaaaaatctaaaaaatatatatgcacaactttttttacagttattttaagttcagatttgtacgaattattattattaaaaccaagaataacgattttagctatttcgttgtaatttaaaaatgttatttgatagGCACTGATATTTTTTCATTCCAACCGATTTTTTTCACAGATTTCCGCTGATGTGGTTACAACTAAATTTAAACCTAGCCTAACCgtgttatactaatataaatatcatatcaaaaatttcctaggctgacaaaccgtctccattCAGACACGGTTttcgtacaaaataatattattatataggtataagtataggtatacttgtcacctttttttattttagttttgaagttttactTCTAGGTACCTaagtcttattattttaaaaacttaaaaattgaattataattatagctcAAACACTATTTTACCCGATTTGAGTGTTGAAATAAATGTTCCACCAAATGATGTTGGTAATGATTCAGGAATTGTGTTGAGTAACTCAAATACTCCAGAATGTTCAACCTCAGTAAAGTAAGtcttattgttttaaaagtctttgttattgataaaaatttaaaaattgaattatagtTCAAACGCTATTTTGTCTGATTTTAGTGTTGAAATCAATATTCCGGCAAATTATGTTTTGAATGACTCAGGTATTGTATTGAGTAACTCAAATACTCCAGAATGTTCAACTTCAGTAAAGTaagtcttattattttaaaagtcttTGTTAttggttaaaattttaaaatcgaattattattttagctcAAACCCTATTATGCCcgatttaaatgttatttttgaaaGAAATATTGATGTTATTGAAAGCGAAAGAATATCTCATGAAATTGTGGAAAACaagtaagtaataaattaaagacTTTAAAATTTACCTCTTAAGTCTAAAGTAGGTTGTAACtggtgttattttttatttttagtgttggAGGTCGAAGAATAGTTGATgtaatgcatatttttgacCAAATTAAAAATGGTAATCATGGCATAGGATTGGGTTGCACTTTTATTGATTGTGAATTTTTAAAAGAGGTTCGTTCAGGGTATTTTTCTTCGTGGATATTTAagtgtaaaatgtgtaatatgttGACTAAAATTGAATCGGAAAAAAATGACCTGGGGTGTATTCCAATTAATAAGGCAGTGGTCAGTGGTACATATGCGATAGGAATAGGACACACTCAAGTGGCCGAATTTTCAGCAAGTATAGATATTCCATGTATGACACACACAACATACATGAAAATAGCTGAAACTTTGAGCGATGAAGTGAAAGAGACTGCTTGGAATGCAATGAAACTTGCCGGAATAGAAGAAAGGCGATTAGCATTAGAAGCAGGTGACGTAGATGAAGATGGTATACCCATGTGCCCAGTTAAAGCTGATGGTCAATGGAGCAAACGTAGCTATAAGACCAAGTACGACGCATTTTCAGGAGCGGTAAGTAAAGTTATGGTTGTAAACATTGGCCCCAGGGAAAGGGGGAACTGGGGAAGTATCTTGGGCGTAATTTGGAGGGAGTAAAAGTTGTGCATACATGTGCATTATGCGTCTTAACTAGAGAaaggactttattataatttaaatattttatctaataattatttttcatatttttacataggtatttggttacaaatgcattttttactttctatgtatgtatattgtatatgctgTTTCTTATTGctacacttaaaaattacaatagatttataattttaataattgtactacatattatttttttgatttgtatattaCGAACAAATCCGTTTCCTAGAccctaataataaattgtcataattaatttataaaaacaattttaaatataaattgatattttttattcccTTAGCCCCtttccatatttaaatttttactgttttttatttttaaaatattaggtatattataattattatattattgtaggctACAATTATTGGTTTTCGGAcaaagaaaattttatttgtggGAATTCGTAATCGATATTGTGTTGTCTGTGAAAGAGCCAAAAATATGGGCCAAAGTTCAAAAGCtcataaatgttttatgaaCTGGTCTAAAGGCGCAACCAGCATTGAAGCAGACGCAATAGCTGAAGGATTTTTAAGTAGCGTAAAATTGCATGGAttgaagtataataaattgattggtaagtatgaaaattatataaatatttatttaattttataattaatatgtattattgttgcATAATTTAAGGTGATGGTGACAGTAGTGTCACTAAACGTTTGAATGAAATATTGCCGTATGGATCACGTATGTTGGTAGAAAAAATAGAATGCAGGAATCATATATTGAGGAATTATGGGCAAAAATTAATGGCACTTACCAAAAAAACCTCTTATCCATGTTACATTCGAAAATTCATTAgaagaaatattattagatttcgTACGGCAATTACAAAATCCATACAATATCGTAAAAAGTTAAATCAGTCTCTTTATGAACAAACTGAaggtatttattagtttatataggtatatattgtttgttaatgaaacataaattttatatttattctttactTATTTTTAGGTTTACGAAAAGATATTATAAATGGGCCGTATCATATTTTTGGACAGCATACAttgtgtgaaaaatatttttgtcgtgGGCCAAAAGAGttcgaaaaaaatttagttcCAGAAATAGTGAAATGCGGTCTCATGAATGAAATGTCAGCTATTCTTCGTCGTGTAATCGATAATGCACGTAGTTTATTATTTGATGTTGACATTAACTACTGTGAGCAATTTAATAGCGTCATCAACAAATATATTGCTGGTAAACGAATAAATTTCACCTAAAAGCAATCATACAATACTAGGGTACATGCAGCTATTGTATCATTCAATTCGGGTGGTCAATTTATTCGcgaaatccataaaaaaattacgaaaaaaagtccaggtacctatataattttgttcacaatataggtagttaaagtaatttcataatattttgaaatactctgtaaaatattttgtctattttatttaactataactatattataaattatttattatttaactaaactattttttttatgctttaGGAATCATtgggaaaaaaattttaaaatatactagagACAAAACAAAAAGTCTGAAATATCGAAGAGCTCTCTTTGTTTCAAAAggtgataaacaaaaaaaaaaaaaaaattcaaacggGCCAGATGAAAATTATGGATTGGCCGAGCCATTAAATGACTTTTTATCTGAcgaagaatttaaaattaaaaagcttGAATTTATACAGTCGATAACTCTTTTGGAGGCATCTAAAGTACAGTTAGAGTTAGAAACTAGGAACCAAGCAAAAAATCAAAGGTGGTTTGAGGAACGAAGAAAACGATTATCGGCGTCAAATTTTGGAAGGGTGTGCAAAATGAGACCTTACACTTCATGTAAAgtaactgtacataatatactttatggTTGTACAAACACCAGTGCTACAGAATATGGTATTCAAACTGAACAACAAGCACTTATGCAActacaaatgaaaattaaaaaaaaaattaataaatgtggtCTATTTGTCGACAAAAATATTCCATTTTTGGCAGCAACTCCGGGTGagattgtttataatttagtttattatggagtttaatttaatgttatggaaaataataaatattaatttgagcctttatgaatacatattttattaatatataccttgGATCAGCATCGATTTCACATGCTCTATTGgatatataactaaataaatatttttcaattgcagATGGTTTAATATAAGACGATAAACTATGTGAAATCAAATGCCCTTATTCTGT
This genomic window from Metopolophium dirhodum isolate CAU chromosome 1, ASM1992520v1, whole genome shotgun sequence contains:
- the LOC132951687 gene encoding uncharacterized protein LOC132951687, giving the protein MDIVRRRHCRKLLKKCLRVVTTALVNDILEFIDESNEEKRIWVREWIKRRTVLGASENLLTELALEDPEEYRLCLRMTNENFEQLLNLVSPTIQKQDTILRDALPARIKLQITLNYLATGNSYRTLQHFFRVSIPAISKFLPEVCDAIYQALEQYIKMPKTYEEWKSIAKGFEDTWNFPKCCGAIDGKHVLIMAPPNCGSEYYNYKGTNSVVLMALVDHNYCFTYVSIGSKGSASDGGILQNCELGQLLQKDLLPLGYCVVADDAFPLRHYMMKPYKCYRTALTVPQKIFNYRLSRARRIVENAFGILVSRFRVFDKKIYCNLKTVNKLVLAACALHNFLRKSSSTYLPPGSIDEEDISSGLMREGRWRTEIIELRNLESHRERRASDLANKIRDNLKNYFVNEGAVPWQYRHIY